The Liolophura sinensis isolate JHLJ2023 chromosome 6, CUHK_Ljap_v2, whole genome shotgun sequence genomic sequence ACTCCTTACTCTGGCCACACCCATCCCCTGATCATACCCACCCTTCTGTCCGGTACATCCTCCTGAAACAGTCCACCAGGGACATGTATTGATGTGGGTCCTCCTGGCCTCATCTACACCCTTACCAGGGCACTCCTTACCCTGGCCACACCCATCCCCTGATCACACCCACCCTTCTGTCCGGTACATCCTCCTGAAACAGTCCACCAGGGAGGTGTATCGATGTGGATCCTCAGGGCCTCGCTGAATCTGAAAACGTGTCTTCACTAGATCCAGAGGGTGCATAATGGATACTTCAACAAAGCCTGCAGAAGTCAAAAAACAAGACTTATTACAGTCTTTATTCCAATAGTGTTTTAAAATTGACACCTTTCTTGACGTGACATGTTGTTTCCTGGTTAGATAAAAGGATCCTGGcaaagcctggggaaaaccccaGCACCTTCAAGGTCAGCTGACACACCTCCTAAAATCAAGCTGTGGCCAAATTATCAGGAGGTGGGTTTCAACCTCAGACATCATTAGTGAAGAACTAATTCTGGCAAACTTCATCCAGTATATATGAcaaataatgatttttttttttatctagtctTCAATTTCGCAAAGAAAATGTGGAAGAGTAATGAAAATTTTAGAATAAGGTGCCACTGCCCATCAGATCCAACTTcccatgcatgcacatgtgtatctCTCATCTTAGACATAGAAATCTGAAGTGTGACGGAATAATATTTAGAATCAATCTTAAAAAACTTGCTATGTAAGAAATACATATGCCTACAGCTCAGTTTCTTTGACCAGAAGAGTGTGTCCACTTTAAAAGAATTAACTAATTAGTATCAGtggtgttttgaaatttgcattgcTAGCCTCGCTGCCTACCATGAGCTATGACAAACTAATCCTCAAGTTAATATTAGACATCTATAGTGCATGCACATGCTCATCCATAATTGCTACAACACACTCAGTCTCAAGTTAAACAACTTGTACATCAAAAAGAGTCAAACACAACTTGTCAGATTTAATTTAGTAGATCGTTTGTGTTCACACCATATGGTATGACTTAGTCACTTGTAACTGTGTATTAGGATATCAGTATCATTGGATTAGAGCTAGACTTTACTTTTTTcatgataaatgtacatagtCTAATGGTATACGGTATAGCATGGTAAAAATTCTATCGTTCTACAAATTTGACACAAGGGCCTGTGAGTTTGATCAGCATTAGTcttctgttgatttatttatttatttgcttgatctttcatgccatactcaagaatatttcacttatacgacagcagccagcattatggtgggaggaaaccgggcagagcccggggggaaacccacaaccatccgcaggtagctgtcagaccttcccacttacaaggCTTCTGTTGAGGTTAACTTCAAATGCAGCCTTGCACTGATACACCACAACGTTTTCACAGGTCAGCCTACTCATCGAATGTCAAGTACGCCTAGTCAGATAGCTGACTTCAAGATACACATAACATATTTAGTTGACATAATATAAGTTTTGCGTATACCCGCGGTTCCTCCAGCGATAAACTGCATGGCTGCTAGGGCGGTTGCAGATCGCTGGGCTGGGGCGGGAGGAGAGCCTATCAAAGGGGCAGCATTAGCTTCCAATCGCCCGGTCATCTTTCCGTAGAGCGTTGGTTCGGTTTTCCAATAGCTCCTAACCGATCGGCTGTCATCACCGCCTCTTTACTGATGACGATGGCACCTGAGAATATTCTGAGCATACACTGACATGAAAAGTCCTAGTTAACTGTGACACACTTTCGTAGGCAGGCTGCGCCTGCTCTATATAGATATTTAAGCTACTCAGGTACCGTATAATCTATTTTAACTCCGTGCAGCTGCATGACAGGGAGCAATCAGTATTTTACTGTTGGTATTTTGGCCGCTTATCGTCGcgtggttgtctccctttatacGATATGGCAGCGTGGGGTGAATGGCAATGTGAGTGTGCTGGTATTTCATGCGCCTTGGTgccatttttgaaaatgttgatctGCAACGAAATGTTCTCTTTGAATGTGAAATGTGACTTTATTGTTGTGTCGATGTGCAACTGTAAATATATCTGATGCTCACAGTTCAACACTCCGAGTCTGTCCATTGcagtcgttgttgttgttacaactGGCCGCACATCACATCTGACAATCCAACGAACGACGTGACAAGCAGTACGCATACTAACCAGATCGGTACTGGGGAAGTTGTAAAACATTTATtggcctctgaaaatgcacttttatgggcgaaattttaggccatttagggtgacttgtgtacatgtatctctagtGACGTTTATAATATAAGTCACATGCATTAAAAGACCTAAAAGTAATGGGGACTCCTCAAACACCCAGTAGGCGGACCTTGTCGTCATTTTATTAAAGCCAAACGTTCCATTCCCAGATCATCACGATGACGTCTTATGAAATATAGCACGATATTGCAATAGGCATATTGTAACATTACAAACGTTACGGTACAATCCATATTTGATGCAACTATGACGCAAGATACTACTTCATTCTAGCACCACCTCTGGATAAAAAATAATGCTTTTTCCCCATTCTGACTGTCATGTTTGCTTTACTTTCAGATTAAACAGCTACAGGTTATCCACATTGCAGTACAATCCCCCAGAAAATGTTTACTTGAGCGTGTCATGTTGTATGAATAAATCTTCTCCAAGATGAGTCAGTTATGGGGATCCATGCCTAAGCTTTGTCGCCTGTTTAGTAACCTCTGTGTACAGCGATTACCTCAGACTTCACCGCAGCTTTGTTCACGTGAGGACCTGTCTGGATAATGTTGTTAAGTTTAAGTGCTGCTTAACAAAAATTCCTTAATGAGTCAAAAATTTTTACTTTGATTTACTCTCTGACAGGAAATCTTGCCTTCAATCACTCTTAGAGCctcagtgaatgaatgaatgacaaatCTTGTAGGATCTGTTTGTGTTAACCATTATTgcgttattacatgtatacaaaatttgAACGCTGAGTGCTTGTTCTAACTTCAGAAATAGTATGCTGAGAAAATCAGATTTATCTAAGAGTGTTTATCAttgatttacattttaaattacCAGATGGGACTTACAATAAATGGTAATGATATTTAAAGGCCAGAGTAAGAGTATAGGTATGGTCTGTGTAGATGTCAAGAATAACGTTTATTCCCGTTTGCAATATTGCACCTTTTGTTCATCTTTTAGCAAGTTGCagtggtttttctttttctctattTATTAACTTGTAAGAGTTTAAAAGTTGGTTGCAGCTCAGCTGACAATGCCTTGGACTCTCTGTATTTTAGATATTGGTTCATCAAGAGCAACACAACATGCATGGCCTGTTCAGCAGTCGGCTTCCATGGCATCTCTGATGCAAATGCATAGAAAAGGCCCACCCAAAAAGCCTCCCAAGAAGCTTGGCCCCACAGATGGCAGACCATTTTTACGGGGTGTTGTGTTAAAGACACTTGTCAAGAAACCCAAGAAGCCAAATTCTGCCAATCGTAAATGTGTGCGTGTGAAGTTAAGCACTGGTCGTGAGGCTACAGCGTATGTTCCAGGTGAAGGGCATAACCTGCAGGAGCACAGTATTGTGTTAGTCAGAGGGGGACGAGTTCAAGATTTACCAGGTGTCAAGCTCAAGTGTGTGCGAGGAAAATATGACTTGCCCCATGTGAAAAAGGATAGCGGGTGATACACAGAAAATACACTGGACAAATTAGAAATAAACAATTCCTGAGTTGTAATCTTAAACTGAAAGAATTTTGCATTTGACCTAAAAGCTTGCCACCAAACGTACAAAAGAGGCAAATGAAGATTGTGAAGCACTGTTTTTGGTGACAAATTCAGTTAAATCTAAGGCTTATTTAGCGAACCTTTAACCACTATTTTGTGTACAGAAACGTGTCAGAAAATATGACTTCACAATTTAAAGACACATTCTTATCAACCTATACGTCATGTCTTAACGGTGCTGTTGTGAAATCGTGCTTGTGAAATCAGAGTTGCCATGTCTGTCATCTGCTGTACCTACTCACAGGATAATGCCATGTTTGGAGATGAACATTTGTAGTCCAGGTCTTTAGAgaaagaagaaaactgaaaactttctGATGTGTGCTGTAATAATTTGCATACAGGATGAGTAACTCTGATACCTGTGTGAATTTCCCTTTCTTGATGTTTCTTGTAACGCatgcattaaaatatttgtttaaaatattttgtttgctttgttctTTTGTGGACATGTGCTGTACATAAATCTACAGTACCATTGTAATTCATAGATAATGACCAGATTTGTATATGCATCAGTAAAGTATCCAACAGGAAGTTTTAAACGCTTTTTATTTGTTGCACAATCAAGATATcatcacagttcaaagtaaacaaaatctgGCACATTGACACACTCGAAAGCTCCGACATCATGGCTGCCAtgttgggaatttttttttcatcttcggGCAGGTAATGGGTctcgaaaattttatcccacccaacattctgtttacacgGCATGCAATTCTTTAAGAGAATGTTTGGataggataaaattttcgcggaCCATCACCTTGcccgaagttgaaaaaaaaaatccaaacatggcagacttTGATTTGAGCTGTCCGATCTGAAAGTTTAAACGGCTCGATTGCTGTtgaagatggtttaccaatgctggctttgacatgttacatttcgggcgtttaGGGACTCAGTGGACAGCACAAATAAGGTAGAGTTCGagccggtttttttttttcagggaaaTTGTCCGCGAAATTGTCTGTACGACCGAAACTTTTCCTTAAGGTAGGAATGTCCAGCATAGTTTTGGGCTAGGCCTACCCCAGtagacacatacacacacaaaaattctCTGTGAATGATTTATTGCTAAGTGACATGTCATTAACTGCgatataaattattttgtttggtGTCAAGGTTGGTTGCAGTCATCTTTTTGCTCTTGCTGAGAAGGAGTGGGAACCGGGGGTGGAGGAACCATGTTCATGCAAACGCATCGCATTGCACTGGGCTGTGATTAAAGCAGTGTTGTCTGATCGGCTAGCATTCTGTCTGCCTTTATCTGAGGTTTACAACATTTTGGAGCCACCTCTGACTACATTTAGTTTCCGCTGTCTAGAATCATTTACACCGAGACTCGTCCTGATAAAAGCTTGCAAGACCGGCAGACAGCCTGTCCTCGCTTCTTCGGATATCAGGTGATTGACGCGTACCTTTCCCAACGTTAAGAAAATAATAGTGGACAACGTATGAGTCACACCCACGTCGTTGTTGTATAAAAACACGGAAGACATGTGACTAAACAACCTGTTGCGAACAATGaatggcattttctccagctATTTACTGTCGGTACTGCGGGACATAATGTGTGCAGATTGTTTTTCTGCGCTTTGATGGTAACACATGTGCCGATATCATCGCAGAACGATCTACACCTGTCTAGCTGAGTCATATTATGTTGTTTTGCCTCGCTTTGCTCATATCCTGTCCCAGCTGAGGCAAACGTCAAACCGTGGAGCTGTTGCTAAACGTGTACATGCAGCCTGTCTACTGACAGTACTATTGTGCACACTGAAACGTGTAATAGGAACTTGAAGCTGGAAGACATGTGCTTCCCGTGGGTTGCCTGAGGCTGAAATTGATGAAAATGTGTATTCAAATACTTAATCGTCAACCGcggtaacatttttttttgtagactagctatataggcctacataccaGTAGTCGTCAGTGTAGTCCCAGTCTGTATGCTGCATCCAATATACTTTGAAGCATTTAAGAGGATAGCTGATGATGAGATTATTAGTTTGATCAGACACTTGAAAAAAGGCAGTTCAGAGCTATAGTGAAAGATGCAGCATTGAAAAAACAAGGAGATGTAGTTGAACAGATGGTAGATGCCCCTGTAGGTTAGGTCATTGTCATCATCAGTCTCAGGCTTAACACCATCTCTGTTTGCAAGCTTTGAAGCTTTCCTGTTGCATCATGGCTCTCTATACAATGCTTAGCATTGGCATAGCCATTGTCTGTGTGCTGGTGGCAGTTTTGAAGAAGAATGGATATTTGCTGAGTTACATAAAATGGGGAAGTGTTGGAATAGGTGATAAACAGGTAGGTATGGATTTCACTGTAGACATGTTGATTTACTTTGTAATAAACATCACCATGTGATCATAAAGATCAGGGCTTTGTGAGTGGGCCTTGGCAGATCGAGTTAAGATGGTTTGCTTTCAATCGGTAAAGGATATGGGTACTTAGGGATATGGGCTAAAACCCGACCATGGACCTGCAATTTGCGTATTCCCtgattctcactgttcatggagCCTGGCATAGTGAAAATAAGCGGTCAAAAACTCTTCACAGTAGACATGAATTCATCTGCCACTGTGATGACGTATTAGTACACTGTATGTAATTGATAGTAATGTCACAAATGTTTATGCAGGTTCATTGACTTGTACCCATATGACTGAGACTCTCAAATATCCtgtctaatatacatgtatttgtaacattaaattttaactttcaCTGCAGCATGGAAGACCGTACACTACGAAAAGCATCCTGAACCTGTTAAAGTCAAACCAGGTATGTATCTGTATCAGGAGATGTAAACAGTGTACACCTTTAGTCTTAAATTTAGTAtcagtatttataaatattgatAGTTTTATCAACAGCTGTCATACTTGTACCTGTCATGCCTATATTGGATTTGCAGGATTTTGAAATTAGGTTTTGAATTAATCCTTTTGGACCATTCTGAActaaaatgttttcagaaattcaTGTTGGTCCAGACTCATGGGCTACCTTGACTATAATACATGATGCACTACAGCAGTCCTGTAGACATGCAGATGTATAGGTATTCTTTTATTAATCTGTTTTGAACTTCATCCCAAGATAAAAGTCTGCATGttcattgttttgttaaatacatacatgtactacatacaAGCTGTAAAGTAGTCATAGTTTCTAGTGTGAAGTGTTTTCAAGTTTGGTATTAAGTCTTATAGGGTATGAATTTGCTTATGGTCAGCACCATTCCACTGTTTGAATTTTGTCCTTCTAAGTGATGAGGAGGAATGCATGTTatgaccagaaaaaaacaacaaacattttcaaaaccgtcctatgtaaataacacggGAGCTTTGTGCTAAACTGCACGAAACCATTCTGTAAAGTAGGCAAAGTGTCCAGTCGGATGTATTTTCAAGTTTGGTAATAAgttaataataatgttatagGTTATTAATTTGCTTGTAGTCAGCAGTTACTTTGGTTTAGCCTTTTGTCTAAATGGCTGCATCCGCCAATCTGATATAAAACAGATATAATGttaacttttttgtttgatttgtttgtttgattggtgttttacgccatactcaagaatatttcacttatacgacggcggccagcattatggtgggtggaaaccggacagagcccaggggaaacccacgaccatctgcaggttgctggcagaccttcccacttacggccggagaggaagccagcataagctggacttgaactaacagcgaccgcattggtgagaggctcatgggtcgttacgctgcgctagcgtgctaaccgactgaggccCCTTAACTTTTTTGATGTCCACCATAAATGTTTGTCTAACTGACAACAgattgtgtaaatgtgtttgtgtgCTGCATGTATAACCTAACCACATGGAGATAAACATACATGTTGGCATGTTTTATCCACTTCACCCACCCAGCTATTCCCAGTGTGTTGTGCCCAGGGCTGGCTGCTCTCTACCCTCCACCATGGTCACAGGGTGTGGTCTCGTGTGGTCTCCACTGATTTGGCTGCTCACAGCCTCACACTCTACTCGGCATACGCCAAAGTACATGCTTCATCCCAGGTAAGTTGTTTATGCAATAGTCCTTTTCCCAGATCAAGGTACATTGCACTGATTGCTCTAAGAGCGCAGGTTCTAACTTTATAAATTCATTAGGTAGATTTTGAACCATTGTTGTATATATCTAGTCAAgtattccaattttttttttttgtggtttcaGTGGTGACAGACTTCATGGATAGATATGACAATACCAGTACCATCatatataaatttgaaaaatggcAGGCTAAATAATGTTCTGTTGGCAGTTGTGGTGCAACAACGCTGTCATCATTCTCTATCATAGTTTGGGCTCTTTTCTGATATACATTCATTCTTAAAGGtgtatttctttaatatttctgttttggGCAGGTTGTATTACAGTTACTGAAGGATGTTGGTAAAACATGTGAGTGGAGTCCACGGGTGGTGTCCTGTACACAGGTGTGCCCCACCCAGGGGGAGGAGGCGGGCAGGAGGAAGCCCTACCCCAGTCTACCTGTACAACAAGACCAGGTTAGAGAGGTGTTGCGGATGGAAGACAGTTTGCTGGAGGGACGGAAGGAAGTGCTGTACAAGAGGTGAGTGACCAGATGACTGCTGACATGAAATAGAGAAAAAGATGTTAATGAATTTGTGGGTTTTGTTCTGAGTGACATTCGTTATGTACTTGTTCTATGCTGCTACTTACAAATACACCATTTCGGTAGTCAATGTTGAGAGTAGTTTCAGTTTAAGTTAATGTTAATGTACTGGTTTGAAATCCAGAGTTGTCATAACAAAGAAGAAGTTGAGCTGTCCCTGATTAGTTTGATAGCCAAGTCATGTGCCCAGATcactatacataaatatcaaaacatggGGTGAAAACATAATACAGGTTAATGTAATGGAACACAGCAGAATTTAATGAGTATGTCTAGATACAAGTAGTACAGGGGACCCTGTCTGGCTCACCTGTCTGAAGGCTGGTAACACATGGTGTGGCCTCATCCACCTGCCACTGGTCCAGTAGTGGTTTTCTTAGGTACCTGGCTAAATGGCAttaatctgaaataaaatatgtgaatgAATATATAGATATCtctgtgtgaaatatc encodes the following:
- the LOC135466921 gene encoding small ribosomal subunit protein uS12m-like, encoding MASLMQMHRKGPPKKPPKKLGPTDGRPFLRGVVLKTLVKKPKKPNSANRKCVRVKLSTGREATAYVPGEGHNLQEHSIVLVRGGRVQDLPGVKLKCVRGKYDLPHVKKDSG